A part of Streptomyces sp. NBC_00557 genomic DNA contains:
- a CDS encoding CGNR zinc finger domain-containing protein: MALGTATPPYEPRFDAGRICLDLLATAHPAERLDGVEALRAWIAGAGLVPEGTGLGHADASWLVGFRELRAHIGQLVRNPHAPDTPSYERALRRVNEVARGETPAPRAVRDPDRGLSRELAGPPACAGLLALLARDAVDLLTDPVARAAVRECEGDNCPLVYLDTSRGRRRRWCSSEVCGNRERVARHRRRAALARA, from the coding sequence ATGGCACTGGGTACGGCCACGCCCCCGTACGAGCCGCGGTTCGACGCCGGGCGGATCTGTCTGGATCTCCTCGCGACCGCGCATCCGGCCGAACGGCTGGACGGCGTGGAGGCGTTGCGCGCGTGGATCGCCGGGGCGGGGCTCGTGCCGGAGGGTACGGGGCTCGGGCACGCCGATGCGTCCTGGCTCGTGGGGTTCCGGGAACTGCGCGCCCACATCGGGCAGTTGGTCCGCAACCCGCACGCGCCGGACACGCCGTCGTACGAGCGCGCGCTGCGGCGGGTCAACGAGGTCGCGCGGGGCGAGACCCCCGCCCCGCGCGCCGTACGCGATCCGGACCGCGGTCTCAGCAGGGAGCTGGCCGGGCCGCCGGCCTGTGCCGGGCTGCTCGCGCTCCTCGCGCGGGACGCCGTCGACCTGCTCACCGACCCCGTCGCGCGGGCCGCCGTACGGGAGTGCGAAGGGGACAACTGCCCGCTCGTGTACCTCGACACGTCACGCGGGCGGCGCCGGCGGTGGTGCTCCAGCGAGGTGTGCGGCAACCGGGAGCGGGTGGCCCGGCACCGGCGGCGGGCCGCGCTCGCGCGGGCGTGA
- a CDS encoding HelD family protein codes for MAAQVQQSAVGSVHGAQDSVRDREIGVEQEHLDRVYRRLEEKIHEAEFLMHDAAKRGQVGTPGALAERDAQVFRAGIHLNRLNNEFEDFLFGRIDLLPGKDGKKGPDGAYTAVEPAEGAVRPDHTADIAETLHIGRIGVLDEDYAPLVIDWRAPAAAPFYRATPVEPGRVVRRRVIRSKGRRVLGVEDDLMRPELTAYLDGRELPVIGDGALMAALGQARTHTMRDIVSSIQAEQDLVIRAPAASVTHVEGGPGTGKTAVALHRAAYLLYQDRRRYAGGILIVSPTPLLVAYTEGVLPSLGEEGQVAIRAIGSLVDGAEATLYDSPAVARAKGSYRMLKVLRKAARGALELGPGGAAGAGRLALDAVDDAPDTEPQAPAGPPSRLRVVAFGRRLELGAEELERIRRTALGGTAPVNLLRPRARRLLLDALWARSGAADRHTDPELAAELRSSFDEDVSSEDSFAAFLDAWWPELTPKAVLAAMADEKRLGRWARRILNPGEIRKVARSLARDGYSVHDIALLDELQAILGVPARPRKKREIDPLDQLTGLEELMPVREESQRERAERLAQERTEYAHVIVDEAQDLTPMQWRMVGRRGRHATWTVVGDPAQSSWSDPDEAAEARDEALGTRPRRRFQLTVNYRNPAEIAELAARVLALAMPGAEAPSAVRSTGVEPRFSVVGESLGATVRAEAERLLDLVDGTVGVVVAMNRREEARRWLAGLGDRVVALGSLEAKGLEYDATVVVSPAEIADESPAGLRVLYVALTRATQQLTVVSGDRDEPDAAGVPDLLRD; via the coding sequence GTGGCCGCTCAGGTTCAGCAGTCCGCGGTCGGCTCGGTACACGGCGCACAGGATTCCGTCCGTGACCGGGAGATCGGCGTCGAACAGGAACACCTGGACCGGGTGTACCGGCGGCTGGAGGAGAAGATCCACGAGGCCGAGTTCCTGATGCACGACGCGGCCAAGCGCGGCCAGGTGGGCACCCCGGGCGCGCTGGCCGAACGGGACGCGCAGGTCTTCCGCGCCGGCATCCACCTGAACCGGCTCAACAACGAGTTCGAGGACTTCCTCTTCGGCCGGATCGACCTGCTCCCCGGCAAGGACGGCAAGAAGGGGCCCGACGGGGCCTATACGGCGGTGGAGCCCGCGGAGGGCGCCGTACGCCCCGACCACACCGCCGACATCGCCGAGACCCTGCACATCGGGCGCATCGGCGTCCTCGACGAGGACTACGCCCCGCTGGTCATCGACTGGCGGGCGCCCGCCGCCGCGCCCTTCTACCGGGCCACCCCGGTGGAGCCCGGGCGGGTCGTACGGCGCCGGGTCATCCGGTCCAAGGGGCGCCGCGTGCTCGGCGTCGAGGACGACCTGATGCGGCCCGAGCTGACCGCCTACCTGGACGGCCGCGAGCTGCCCGTCATCGGCGACGGCGCCCTCATGGCGGCCCTCGGCCAGGCCCGCACCCACACCATGCGGGACATCGTCTCCTCCATCCAGGCCGAGCAGGACCTGGTGATCCGCGCCCCCGCGGCCTCCGTCACCCACGTCGAGGGCGGGCCCGGCACCGGCAAGACCGCCGTCGCCCTGCACCGCGCCGCCTACCTGCTCTACCAGGACAGACGCCGCTACGCGGGCGGCATCCTCATCGTCTCCCCGACCCCGCTGCTCGTCGCCTACACCGAGGGCGTGCTGCCCTCGCTCGGCGAGGAGGGCCAGGTAGCGATCCGCGCCATAGGCTCGCTCGTCGACGGCGCGGAGGCGACCCTGTACGACTCCCCGGCCGTGGCCCGCGCCAAGGGCTCGTACCGGATGCTGAAGGTGCTGCGGAAGGCGGCCCGGGGCGCGCTGGAGCTGGGGCCGGGCGGCGCCGCCGGGGCGGGGCGGCTCGCCCTGGACGCCGTGGACGACGCGCCGGACACCGAGCCGCAGGCCCCCGCCGGGCCGCCCTCCCGCCTGCGCGTCGTCGCCTTCGGGCGCCGTCTGGAGCTCGGGGCCGAGGAGCTGGAACGTATCCGCCGCACCGCCCTCGGCGGCACCGCGCCCGTCAACCTGCTCCGCCCGCGCGCCCGCAGGCTGCTGCTGGACGCCCTGTGGGCCAGGTCGGGGGCGGCCGACCGGCACACCGACCCGGAGCTGGCCGCCGAACTGCGCTCCTCCTTCGACGAGGACGTCAGCTCCGAGGACTCCTTCGCCGCCTTCCTCGACGCCTGGTGGCCCGAGCTGACCCCGAAGGCCGTGCTCGCCGCCATGGCCGACGAGAAGCGGCTCGGCCGCTGGGCCCGCCGGATCCTCAACCCCGGCGAGATCCGCAAGGTCGCCCGCTCCCTGGCCCGGGACGGCTACTCGGTCCACGACATCGCCCTGCTCGACGAACTGCAGGCGATCCTCGGCGTCCCGGCCCGGCCGCGCAAGAAGCGCGAGATCGATCCGCTGGACCAGCTCACCGGCCTGGAGGAGCTGATGCCGGTGCGCGAGGAGTCGCAGCGGGAGCGGGCCGAGCGGCTCGCGCAGGAGCGCACCGAGTACGCCCACGTCATCGTGGACGAGGCGCAGGACCTCACCCCGATGCAGTGGCGCATGGTCGGCCGCCGCGGCCGGCACGCCACCTGGACGGTCGTCGGCGACCCCGCCCAGTCCTCCTGGTCCGACCCGGACGAGGCGGCCGAGGCCCGCGACGAGGCCCTGGGAACCCGGCCCCGGCGCCGCTTCCAGCTCACCGTGAACTACCGCAACCCGGCGGAGATCGCCGAACTGGCCGCCAGGGTGCTCGCGCTCGCCATGCCGGGCGCCGAGGCGCCGAGCGCGGTCCGCTCCACGGGCGTCGAGCCGCGTTTTTCGGTGGTGGGGGAGTCCCTGGGGGCCACGGTGCGGGCCGAGGCCGAGCGGCTGCTGGACCTGGTGGACGGCACGGTCGGCGTGGTCGTCGCGATGAACCGGCGCGAGGAGGCCCGGCGCTGGCTGGCCGGTCTCGGCGACCGGGTGGTGGCGCTCGGCAGCCTGGAGGCCAAGGGCCTGGAGTACGACGCGACGGTGGTCGTCTCGCCCGCGGAGATCGCCGACGAGTCCCCGGCCGGCCTGCGCGTGCTGTACGTGGCGCTGACCCGGGCGACCCAGCAGCTCACGGTGGTCTCGGGCGACCGCGACGAACCGGACGCGGCCGGGGTGCCGGATCTGCTGCGGGACTGA
- the murA gene encoding UDP-N-acetylglucosamine 1-carboxyvinyltransferase: MTVNDDVLLVHGGTPLEGEIRVRGAKNLVPKAMVAALLGSAPSRLRNVPDIRDVRVVRGLLQLHGVTVRPGEEPGELVLDPTYVESANVADIDAHAGSSRIPILFCGPLLHRLGHAFIPGLGGCDIGGRPIDFHFDVLRQFGAVIEKRADGQYLEAPKGLRGTKIRLPYPSVGATEQVLLTAVLAEGVTELSNAAVEPEIEDLICVLQKMGAIIAMDTDRTIRITGVDKLSGYTHRALPDRLEAASWASAALATNGNIYVRGAQQRSMMTFLNTYRKVGGAFEIDDEGIRFWHPGGQLKSIALETDVHPGFQTDWQQPLVVALTQATGLSIIHETVYESRLGFTSALNQMGAHIQLYRECLGGSDCRFGQRNFLHSAVVSGPTKLQGADLVIPDLRGGFSYLIAALAAEGTSRVHGIDLINRGYENFMEKLVELGAKVELPGKALG; this comes from the coding sequence ATGACCGTCAACGACGATGTCCTGCTTGTCCACGGCGGAACCCCGCTGGAGGGCGAGATCCGTGTCCGAGGTGCGAAGAACCTCGTACCGAAGGCCATGGTCGCCGCCCTGCTGGGCAGCGCGCCGAGCCGACTGCGCAATGTTCCCGACATCCGTGACGTGCGGGTCGTGCGCGGCCTGCTCCAGCTGCACGGGGTGACGGTCCGTCCCGGCGAGGAGCCCGGCGAGCTGGTGCTCGACCCGACGTACGTCGAGAGCGCCAACGTCGCCGACATCGATGCCCACGCCGGCTCCAGCCGCATCCCGATCCTCTTCTGCGGCCCGCTGCTGCACCGTCTCGGCCACGCGTTCATCCCGGGTCTCGGCGGCTGCGACATCGGCGGCCGGCCCATCGACTTCCACTTCGACGTGCTGCGGCAGTTCGGCGCGGTCATCGAGAAGCGCGCGGACGGGCAGTACCTGGAGGCGCCGAAGGGACTGCGCGGCACGAAGATCCGGCTGCCGTACCCGTCCGTCGGCGCGACCGAGCAGGTGCTGCTGACGGCCGTACTCGCCGAGGGCGTCACGGAGTTGTCCAACGCGGCCGTCGAGCCGGAGATCGAGGACCTCATCTGCGTGCTGCAGAAGATGGGCGCGATCATCGCGATGGACACCGACCGCACGATCCGCATCACCGGTGTGGACAAGCTGTCCGGCTACACCCACCGCGCCCTGCCGGACCGCCTGGAGGCCGCGTCCTGGGCTTCCGCCGCGCTCGCGACCAACGGCAACATCTACGTCCGCGGCGCCCAGCAGCGGTCGATGATGACGTTCCTGAACACCTACCGGAAGGTGGGCGGCGCCTTCGAGATCGACGACGAGGGCATCCGTTTCTGGCATCCCGGCGGGCAGTTGAAGTCCATCGCGCTGGAGACGGACGTGCACCCCGGCTTCCAGACCGACTGGCAGCAGCCGCTGGTGGTGGCCCTGACCCAGGCCACGGGCCTGTCCATCATCCACGAGACGGTGTACGAGTCCCGGCTCGGCTTCACCTCCGCGCTGAACCAGATGGGCGCGCACATCCAGCTCTACCGCGAGTGCCTGGGCGGCTCCGACTGCCGCTTCGGACAGCGCAACTTCCTGCACTCCGCGGTCGTCTCCGGCCCCACGAAGCTCCAGGGCGCCGACCTGGTCATCCCCGACCTGCGCGGCGGCTTCTCGTACCTCATCGCGGCCCTGGCGGCCGAGGGCACGTCCCGTGTCCACGGCATCGACCTGATCAACCGCGGCTACGAGAACTTCATGGAGAAGCTCGTGGAGCTGGGCGCGAAGGTCGAGCTGCCGGGCAAGGCGCTCGGCTAG
- a CDS encoding YqgE/AlgH family protein, with product MTEVSSLTGRLLVATPALADPNFDRAVVLLLDHDEEGSLGVVLNRPTPVDVGDILEGWADLTGEPGVVFQGGPVSLDSALGVAVIPGGANGDLAPLGWRRVHGAIGLVDLEAPPELLASALGSLRIFAGYAGWGPGQLEDELVEGAWYVVESEPGDVSSPAPERLWREVLRRQRNELAMVATYPDDPSLN from the coding sequence ATGACCGAGGTGTCCTCGCTCACAGGGCGGCTGCTCGTGGCCACTCCCGCCCTGGCGGACCCGAACTTCGACCGCGCGGTGGTGCTCCTTCTCGACCACGACGAGGAGGGCTCCCTCGGTGTCGTCCTCAACCGCCCCACCCCGGTGGACGTGGGCGACATCCTGGAGGGCTGGGCCGACCTCACCGGCGAGCCCGGTGTGGTCTTCCAGGGCGGCCCCGTCTCGCTGGACTCGGCGCTCGGCGTCGCGGTGATCCCCGGCGGGGCGAACGGCGACCTCGCCCCGCTGGGCTGGCGCCGGGTGCACGGCGCGATCGGCCTGGTCGACCTGGAGGCGCCGCCGGAGCTGCTGGCCTCCGCCCTGGGCTCCCTGCGCATCTTCGCCGGATACGCCGGCTGGGGGCCGGGCCAGCTGGAGGACGAGCTGGTCGAGGGCGCCTGGTACGTGGTCGAGTCCGAGCCGGGGGACGTCTCCTCACCGGCCCCGGAGAGACTCTGGCGCGAAGTGCTGCGCCGCCAGCGCAACGAGCTGGCGATGGTGGCCACGTATCCGGACGACCCGTCGCTCAACTGA
- a CDS encoding sigma-70 family RNA polymerase sigma factor: MGVRKDAAVANERGTRARHRMSSQPSEPDEELMRALYREHAGPLLAYVLRLVAGDRQRAEDVVQETLIRAWKNAGQLNRATGSVRPWLVTVARRIVIDGHRSRQARPQEVDPSPLEVIPAEDEIDKALWLMTLSDALDDLTPAHREVLVETYFKGRTVNEAAETLGIPSGTVRSRVFYALRSMKLALEERGVTA, translated from the coding sequence GTGGGCGTGCGCAAGGATGCGGCCGTGGCCAATGAACGTGGAACGAGGGCCCGACATCGCATGTCCTCACAGCCCTCGGAACCTGACGAGGAGCTGATGCGTGCGCTGTATCGAGAGCACGCCGGACCCCTGCTCGCGTATGTCCTGCGCCTGGTCGCCGGAGATCGGCAGCGCGCCGAGGACGTCGTACAGGAAACGCTCATCCGTGCCTGGAAGAACGCCGGTCAGCTCAATCGGGCGACCGGTTCGGTACGCCCCTGGCTGGTGACGGTCGCGCGCCGCATCGTCATCGACGGCCACCGCAGCCGGCAGGCCCGGCCGCAGGAGGTCGATCCGTCGCCGCTGGAGGTCATCCCCGCGGAGGACGAGATCGACAAGGCGCTGTGGCTGATGACGCTGTCGGACGCGCTCGACGACCTGACCCCGGCCCACCGAGAGGTGCTCGTCGAGACGTACTTCAAGGGGCGTACGGTCAATGAGGCGGCCGAGACGCTGGGCATACCCAGCGGCACGGTGCGGTCTCGGGTGTTCTACGCCCTGCGTTCGATGAAGCTGGCACTGGAGGAGCGGGGGGTGACGGCGTGA
- a CDS encoding HU family DNA-binding protein, producing the protein MNRSELVAALADRAEVTRKDADAVLAAFAETVGEIVAKGDEKVTIPGFLTFERTHRAARTARNPQTGEPINIPAGYSVKVTAGSKLKEAAKGK; encoded by the coding sequence ATGAACCGCAGTGAGCTGGTGGCCGCGCTGGCCGACCGCGCCGAGGTGACCCGGAAGGACGCCGACGCCGTGCTGGCCGCGTTCGCCGAGACCGTCGGCGAGATCGTCGCCAAGGGCGACGAGAAGGTCACCATCCCCGGTTTCCTGACCTTCGAGCGCACCCACCGTGCCGCTCGCACCGCCCGCAACCCGCAGACCGGCGAGCCGATCAACATCCCCGCCGGGTACAGCGTGAAGGTCACCGCGGGCAGCAAGCTCAAGGAAGCCGCCAAGGGCAAGTAA
- a CDS encoding DUF3039 domain-containing protein, producing the protein MSTLEPERGTGTGTLVEPTPQVSHGDGDHERFAHYVQKDKIMASALDGTPVVALCGKVWVPGRDPKKYPVCPMCKEIYESMGSGGDDKGGDK; encoded by the coding sequence ATGAGCACTCTCGAGCCCGAGCGCGGGACTGGTACGGGGACCCTCGTAGAGCCGACGCCACAGGTGTCCCACGGCGACGGCGACCACGAGCGCTTCGCCCACTATGTCCAGAAGGACAAGATCATGGCGAGCGCCCTCGACGGCACCCCCGTCGTGGCGCTGTGCGGCAAGGTCTGGGTGCCGGGCCGCGACCCGAAGAAGTACCCCGTGTGTCCCATGTGCAAGGAGATCTACGAATCCATGGGCAGCGGCGGCGACGACAAGGGCGGCGACAAGTAG
- a CDS encoding beta-N-acetylhexosaminidase codes for MSGTPRGASDRFRAAPDRCLFPEPQVALIPAPSSLAASLPGGGTGFVVDGDTGIEATESTERVARWLRTSVGAATGLPLAPHRDSGSRILLRINPSLEDEFGSPEAYQLSADGCLVGIDGASEAGLFWGAQTFRQLLGPEAFRRAPVTGRTAWEVPAVTVRDAPRFRWRGLLLDVARHFMPKDGVLRYLDLMAAHKLNVFHFHLTDDQGWRLEIKRYPKLTETASWRPRSRFGHRASPLWEEKPHGGYYTQDDIREIVAYAAERHITVVPEIEVPGHSQAAIAAYPELGNTDVVDTTALTVWDDWGISANVLAPTDTVLRFYEGVFEEVLELFPSRFVHVGGDECRKDQWAASATARNRIAGLGLADEDELQAWFIGHFDAWLAARGRRLIGWDEILQGGLAKGAAVSSWRGYRGGIAAARAGHDVVMCPEQYVYLDHRQAPGADEPVPIGYVRTLEDVYRFEPVPDGLTEAEARHVLGTQANVWTEVLEDAARVDYQAFPRLAAFAEVAWSRLPAPAQRDFAGFERRMTAHYARLDALGVAYRPPAGPRPWQKRPGVLGRPIEGPPPAG; via the coding sequence ATGAGCGGCACACCCCGCGGGGCGAGCGACCGGTTCCGTGCGGCGCCCGACCGGTGCCTCTTTCCGGAGCCTCAGGTGGCGTTGATCCCGGCGCCGAGCAGCCTGGCGGCCTCGTTGCCCGGCGGCGGCACCGGGTTCGTCGTCGACGGGGACACCGGGATCGAGGCCACCGAGAGCACCGAGCGGGTCGCACGCTGGCTGCGGACCTCCGTCGGGGCCGCGACCGGGCTGCCGCTGGCCCCGCACCGCGACAGCGGTTCCCGCATCCTGCTGCGGATCAATCCCTCGCTCGAGGACGAGTTCGGCAGCCCCGAGGCCTATCAGCTGTCCGCCGACGGCTGTCTGGTCGGCATCGACGGCGCGAGCGAGGCCGGCCTGTTCTGGGGCGCCCAGACCTTCCGCCAGCTGCTCGGTCCCGAGGCGTTCCGGCGCGCTCCGGTCACCGGCCGCACCGCGTGGGAGGTCCCGGCCGTCACCGTGCGCGACGCGCCCCGGTTCCGCTGGCGGGGTCTGCTCCTGGACGTGGCCCGGCACTTCATGCCCAAGGACGGCGTGCTGCGCTATCTCGACCTGATGGCCGCGCACAAACTGAACGTCTTCCACTTCCATCTGACCGACGACCAGGGCTGGCGGCTCGAGATCAAGCGGTATCCGAAACTGACCGAAACCGCCTCCTGGCGGCCGCGGTCGAGATTCGGTCACCGGGCCTCCCCGCTGTGGGAGGAGAAACCGCACGGGGGTTACTACACCCAGGACGACATCCGGGAGATCGTCGCCTACGCCGCGGAGCGGCACATCACCGTCGTCCCCGAGATCGAGGTACCCGGGCATTCGCAGGCCGCCATCGCCGCGTACCCGGAGCTCGGCAACACCGACGTCGTCGACACCACCGCGCTCACCGTCTGGGACGACTGGGGCATCTCGGCCAACGTGCTCGCCCCCACCGACACCGTCCTGCGCTTCTACGAGGGGGTGTTCGAGGAGGTTCTGGAGCTGTTCCCGTCACGGTTCGTCCATGTCGGCGGCGACGAGTGCCGCAAGGACCAGTGGGCCGCATCGGCGACCGCCAGGAACCGGATCGCCGGCCTCGGCCTGGCCGACGAGGACGAGCTGCAGGCGTGGTTCATCGGCCACTTCGACGCCTGGCTCGCCGCGCGCGGGCGCCGGCTCATCGGCTGGGACGAGATCCTGCAGGGCGGGCTCGCGAAGGGGGCCGCGGTGTCCTCCTGGCGCGGTTACCGCGGCGGGATCGCGGCCGCGCGGGCCGGGCACGACGTCGTCATGTGCCCGGAGCAGTACGTGTACCTGGACCACCGTCAGGCCCCGGGCGCGGACGAACCTGTGCCGATCGGGTACGTGCGCACCCTGGAGGACGTCTACCGGTTCGAGCCGGTGCCGGACGGGCTCACCGAGGCCGAGGCCCGGCATGTGCTGGGGACTCAGGCCAACGTCTGGACCGAGGTGCTGGAGGACGCCGCGCGCGTGGACTACCAGGCCTTCCCCCGGCTCGCCGCCTTCGCCGAGGTGGCCTGGAGTCGCCTGCCCGCGCCCGCGCAGCGGGACTTCGCCGGCTTCGAGCGCCGTATGACGGCCCATTACGCGCGGCTCGACGCCCTCGGCGTCGCCTACCGGCCGCCCGCCGGCCCCCGGCCGTGGCAGAAGCGCCCCGGCGTCCTCGGCCGCCCGATCGAGGGACCGCCGCCCGCCGGGTGA
- a CDS encoding NAD-dependent malic enzyme, with product MATAPSVSYSMTIRLEVPASGTAVSQLTTAVESSGGSVTGLDVTASGHEKLRIDVTIAATSTAHAEEIVEKLRGIEGVTLGKVSDRTFLMHLGGKIEMASKHPIRNRDDLSMVYTPGVARVCMAIAENPEDARRLTIKRNSVAVVTDGSAVLGLGNIGPKAALPVMEGKAALFKRFAGIDAWPICLDTQDTDAIVEIVKAIAPGFAGINLEDISAPRCFEIEARLREALDIPVFHDDQHGTAIVVLAALTNALRVTDKAIENIRVVMSGAGAAGTAILKLLLAAGVKNAVVADIHGVVHSGREDLVAAPADSPLRWIADNTNPEGLTGTLREAVRGADVFIGVSAPNVLDGDDVAAMADGAIVFALANPDPEVDPAIARQTAAVVATGRSDFPNQINNVLVFPGVFRGLLDAQSRTVNTEMMLAAAQALADVVSQDELNPNYIIPSVFNDKVAGAVAGAVREAAKAAGATA from the coding sequence ATGGCAACGGCGCCCAGCGTCTCCTACTCGATGACCATCCGGCTGGAGGTGCCCGCGAGCGGAACCGCCGTCTCGCAGCTCACCACCGCGGTGGAGTCCTCCGGAGGCTCGGTGACCGGCCTCGACGTCACCGCGTCCGGGCACGAGAAGCTCCGTATCGACGTCACCATCGCGGCCACCTCCACGGCCCACGCCGAGGAGATCGTCGAGAAGCTGCGCGGGATCGAGGGCGTCACCCTCGGCAAGGTCTCCGACCGCACGTTCCTGATGCACCTCGGCGGCAAGATCGAGATGGCGTCGAAACACCCCATCCGCAACCGTGACGACCTGTCCATGGTCTACACGCCCGGCGTGGCCCGCGTCTGCATGGCCATCGCCGAGAACCCCGAGGACGCCCGTCGCCTCACCATCAAGCGCAACTCCGTTGCGGTCGTGACGGACGGCTCCGCCGTGCTCGGCCTCGGCAACATCGGCCCCAAGGCCGCGCTGCCGGTCATGGAGGGCAAGGCGGCCCTCTTCAAGCGCTTCGCCGGCATCGACGCCTGGCCGATCTGCCTCGACACCCAGGACACCGACGCCATCGTCGAGATCGTCAAGGCCATCGCCCCCGGGTTCGCCGGCATCAACCTCGAGGACATCTCCGCCCCCCGCTGCTTCGAGATCGAGGCCCGGCTCCGCGAGGCCCTCGACATCCCCGTCTTCCACGACGACCAGCACGGCACCGCGATCGTCGTCCTCGCCGCCCTGACCAACGCACTTCGCGTCACGGACAAGGCCATCGAGAACATCCGGGTCGTCATGTCCGGCGCCGGCGCGGCCGGCACGGCCATCCTCAAGCTGCTGCTCGCCGCAGGCGTGAAGAACGCCGTCGTCGCCGACATCCACGGCGTCGTCCACTCCGGCCGCGAGGACCTGGTCGCCGCGCCCGCGGACTCCCCGCTGCGCTGGATCGCGGACAACACCAACCCCGAGGGCCTCACCGGCACGCTCAGGGAGGCCGTGCGCGGCGCGGACGTCTTCATCGGCGTCTCCGCCCCGAACGTGCTCGACGGCGACGACGTGGCCGCCATGGCCGACGGCGCCATCGTGTTCGCGCTCGCGAACCCCGACCCCGAGGTCGACCCGGCAATCGCCCGTCAGACGGCGGCCGTTGTGGCCACCGGCCGCTCCGACTTCCCGAACCAGATCAACAACGTGCTGGTCTTCCCGGGCGTCTTCCGCGGCCTGCTGGACGCCCAGTCCCGCACCGTCAACACCGAGATGATGCTCGCCGCCGCGCAGGCCCTCGCCGACGTGGTCAGCCAGGACGAGCTGAACCCGAACTACATCATCCCCAGCGTCTTCAACGACAAGGTCGCGGGCGCGGTCGCCGGGGCGGTCCGCGAGGCCGCGAAGGCGGCGGGCGCGACCGCCTAG
- a CDS encoding anti-sigma factor family protein: protein MNPSPGSPVPSEHETVGAYALGILDDAEATAFEAHLAGCEWCAQQLDELAGMEPMLAALADLPGSGSTPAIGESLSAKPTPRLVEKLVDEVAEKRAQKRRRSFYMIAAAAALIIAGPLAAVAVNGGSGGSGGQVTASSAQTAFASMPDKKSATDPSSQISATVAMAQKDWGTQAVLELKNAKGPIKCSLVLVAKNGQRVTMSSWSVPNWGYGIPDGKTPESRKPLYIGGAAAFKPNEIDHFEVVTFQGKKLVQVDA from the coding sequence ATGAACCCCAGTCCGGGATCTCCGGTGCCGAGCGAGCACGAGACCGTGGGCGCCTACGCCCTCGGCATCCTCGACGACGCCGAGGCAACCGCTTTCGAGGCCCACCTCGCCGGCTGCGAGTGGTGCGCCCAGCAGCTGGACGAGCTGGCCGGGATGGAGCCGATGCTGGCCGCCCTCGCGGACCTGCCCGGTTCCGGCAGCACGCCCGCGATCGGCGAGTCGCTGTCCGCCAAGCCCACGCCCCGCCTGGTGGAGAAGCTGGTCGACGAGGTCGCGGAGAAGCGCGCCCAGAAGCGCCGGCGCAGCTTCTACATGATCGCGGCGGCGGCCGCACTGATCATCGCCGGCCCGCTGGCCGCGGTGGCGGTGAACGGCGGCTCCGGCGGGAGCGGGGGCCAGGTCACCGCGTCCTCGGCGCAGACGGCGTTCGCCTCGATGCCCGACAAGAAGTCCGCCACGGACCCGTCGTCCCAGATCAGCGCTACCGTCGCCATGGCGCAGAAGGACTGGGGCACCCAGGCGGTCCTGGAGCTGAAGAACGCCAAGGGGCCGATCAAGTGCTCCCTGGTGCTCGTGGCGAAGAACGGACAGCGCGTGACGATGTCCTCCTGGTCCGTGCCGAACTGGGGCTACGGCATCCCGGACGGCAAGACGCCCGAGTCCAGGAAACCGCTCTACATCGGTGGCGCGGCGGCCTTCAAGCCCAACGAGATCGATCACTTCGAGGTCGTGACCTTCCAGGGGAAGAAGCTGGTACAAGTCGACGCGTAG